One part of the Clarias gariepinus isolate MV-2021 ecotype Netherlands chromosome 24, CGAR_prim_01v2, whole genome shotgun sequence genome encodes these proteins:
- the LOC128512106 gene encoding sialic acid-binding lectin-like, translating to MEVYVFSLVLLLVLSATLPAEAQNWKEFKNKHIYLNMPENKCTNTIKERKINNGGACKTMNSFIVATDDQVKAVCGRAGHRVRGNLYESNLRFNVITCIKKELNPCSYDGRQNALYILIKCERGFPVHYEGQRSSSFP from the coding sequence ATGGAGGTCTATGTGTTCAGCCTGGTTTTGCTGTTGGTGTTGAGCGCCACTCTGCCTGCTGAAGCCCAGAACTGGAAggaatttaaaaataagcatATTTACCTGAACATGCCTGAGAATAAATGTACTAACACAATCAAAGAGCGAAAAATCAATAACGGTGGTGCCTGCAAAACTATGAACAGCTTCATAGTGGCCACAGATGATCAGGTCAAAGCTGTGTGTGGGAGAGCTGGCCATCGTGTGCGTGGGAATCTTTATGAAAGCAACCTGCGTTTCAATGTGATCACTTGCATAAAAAAAGAACTTAACCCCTGTTCATATGATGGTCGTCAGAACGCTTTATACATTCTAATTAAATGTGAGAGAGGTTTTCCTGTGCATTATGAGGGACAAAGATCTAGTTCATTTCCTTAA